The Salicibibacter halophilus DNA window ATGAACAATAAAATGAAAAAGTGGGAGAACGATGAGGTACCTAGAAGAAACATTGTATGACGCTCTCGGCGGCGAACGTGCAATCGCGACGATCGTAGAACAATTTTACGACAGAGTAAGCAAGCACCCGGAATTAATGCCAATTTTCCCGGATGATCTAACCGAAACAAGAAGAAAGCAAAAACAGTTTCTCACCCAATTTTGCGGGGGACCTGCCTTATTTACGAGAGAACACGGGCATCCACGGTTACGTGCGCGCCACCTTCCATTTCCAATCACACATGTCAAAGCGCAGGCATGGTTGGATTGCATGGGGCGAGCGCTGCAAGCGAGTGAGCTTGAAAACGAGAAAGCCGTTCAAGAATTGTATCAACGGTTAACTTTAACCGCGCACCATATGATTAACACATAGGTATAATGCGGGAAGGAGCGTATAACTTTGGTGAAAACAAATCAACAGGGCTGTAATGATAGCCTAGGCGTTTGTGGCGTTGAAACGGATGAGCAAAAGCAAACGACGAACCAGCAAAAACTGGAAATTTATATCTTTACAGATCCTCTTTGCCCAGATTGCTGGGGGTTTGAACCAGTCATTAAAAAATTCAGGCTGGAATACGGCCATTTATGTAAAATGCGCTTTATTACCGTTCCCGAAGCTGCCAGTTGGTGTGTGAACGAACAAAACCAAAAGTCGCTTGCCGACCTTTGGGAAGAAACCTCATCACGTACCGGAATGTGTTGTGACGGAGACATATGGCATGAAAACCCCCTCACGCAATCAGAAACCCCTGCCATCGCGGTAAAAGCAGCGGAAATGCAGGGGCGGCAATATGGACTGCGTTATTTGCGAAAAGTACGCGAAGCGCTCTTTCTTAACAAGGAAAATGTTTCAAAAGAAGAAATTTTATTAGACTGTGCGAAACGGGCAAACTTGGATGTCCATGAATTCCATAAAGATCTCCATTCCGATTTGGCACGCAAAGCGTTGGACGCCGACATCAACACAACACATGAAATGGGTGCCGAGGATGTACCTACCATGATTTTCTTCAACGATTGCATTGAAGATGCCGGGTTAAAAATTTCCGGATTACACGATTTTCATGTATACGTTGATATTTTGGGCAGGATGCTCGGATCACCTCCGACACCACGGCCGAAAATGGACATCGATGAATTTATGGAAACCTATGGATTGGTGGCTACCCAGGAAGTTGCCCACGTTTACGACTTATCCATGAAAGAAGCAACCTGCCGGTTAAAAGCATTACAATTACAACAAAAAATCGAGTGTGTCCCCGCGAAAAAAGGTTCCTTTTGGAAAGCAGATCCCCACAGGGCATTGCAGAATTGATTCCGCTCATCTGTCCCGTTCGGCTTGAACGGGACAGATTTTTTTCAGCCATCAAGTGCTGCTTCTCCTCGTTTTACGGCGACCGATCACCACGATATTTCGTCCCTGCCTCCGCTTTCTCTTCACTTCTTTTTTGTGATGAAACCAGAGGCGTTCATCATATAATTAGGACAGACACAGCAAAGGGGGGATCGACGATGCAAAACGTGCTCATAAGTATCCTTACTGTTCTCATTGGATATATTTTATTTCTCGTATCGGTTCTGCGCTTATTTCCTATGGTTATCGCTGTACCATTATTTTTAGTCTCCATTATCATCAGCGTCCATTTCCTCAATGAACGCGGGAGGTTTAAAGGCTTTTCGTAAAAAAACCCTCATACGAGGGTTCTTCTGCGGCTATTTTGTCGCCATCAAATCATCAGCAATTTCTTCCGCTTGTTCCAATAGCCTTTCAAATTCGTTCATGGCCGCTTGGATAGGCGCCGGATCGGTCATATCAACCCCCGCCCTCTTCAACAGTTCAATTGGATAGTCTGAACTTCCGGACTTCAGAAAGGATAAATACTGTTCCACAGCCGGCTCTCCTTCTTCCAATATTTTGCTGCTTAATGCAACGGCGGCGCTATACCCGGTCGCATACTGATAAACGTAGAAATTCATATAAAAATGGGGGATTCGTGACCATTCGTAGGCGATTTCATCATCATAAATGATTTCGTCTCCGAAATATTTATGGTTCAAATCAAGATACGAAGCTTTAAGAGCTTCCGGCGTTAACACCTCCCCTTCTGCCGCTTTTTGATGAATCATTTGCTCGAATTCCGCAAACATCGTCTGCCGGAAAACCGTTCCTTTAAACCCTTCCAATTGTTGATTGAGCAAATAGAGTTTATCGGCTTTGCTTTCGGTTTTTTGTCTTAACGAGTGGGAAAGCAGGAGTTCATTGACGGTGGAGGCCACTTCCGCGACGAAGATCGTATAATCGCCGTATGGATACGGTTGGTGTTTATGAGTGAAGTAGCTGTGCATGGAATGGCCAAGTTCATGGGCAAGGGTATACATTTCATCAATACTGTCTTGCCAATTCATTAAAATGTACGGCTGGGTCAAATAAGCGCCGGAAGAATAGGCACCGCTCGCCTTCCCTTTATTTTCATGAACGTCCACCCATCCATTTTTTTCTAATCCATCCGTCATGGCCGTCGTATAATCATTGCCCAACGGCTTTAAGGCTTGGGTAATTTCTCCCTTCGCCTCTTCGTATCCGTAATCAAAAGCTTCACTCTCCACTAAAGGAACGTATAAATCATAAAAATGGAGCTCTTCTAATTGAAGCAGCTTTTTTCGCAACCGCAAGTACCGTTGAAAAAGATGAAGGTTATCATTGACGACCGTCACAAGCTGGTCATAGACTTTTTCGGGGATATCATTGGTATGCATGGCTTGCGCGCGGGCCGAAGCATAATTTCGCGTTTCGGCATAAAATTGATTACGCTTCACCTGGCCGCTCAACAAGCTGGCCAATGTGTTCTCATGGCCCCGGTACGAACGATACAAAGACGCAAATGCATCTTGTCGCACTTTACGATTTTTATTTTGCAACAGTTGAATAAAACGGCCGTTGCTCACGGCGGTTTCATTGCCATTTTCATCTTCGATCGAATCAAAGGTCATATCGGCATCCGACAACATCGAAAAGGCCTGACCTGCTTGATCTGTCACCTCGGAAGCCTTTGCGAGCAGTCCCTCTTCTTTTTCCGATAATACGTGGGGCCTGCTTTCGTTCAACAAAGCCAGTTCATGCGCGTACAATTGCAACGGTTCATACTCATTTGTCCAACGTTTAAGCGTGTCTTCCGATACAGACAGAATTTCCGGTTCATAGAACGCGATCGATGCGCTGAAACGAGTGATCAAAGAACGGGCGCGGTCAAACAATCCTTGATAAAAACTGTTGGACGTATCTTCATCGTTTTTCAGGTGGGCATATACGACAACTTTTTCTAGCTCCATGCCGGATTCATCCCGTTGTTTTAAGCCTTCATACAACGATTCCGCCGAAGTCGTGAGCTTTCCTTGAAACGATTGAAGATTTGGCAATTGATTTTCCACGTTTTTAAATGCTCGTTCCCATGCCTTTGCATCCGCAAAGATTGCCTCCACATCCCATTTGCGTTCATCGGGAATATCGGAGCGTTCAGGAACCTTTGTGCTGCTGGTTGTCATGGCGATCCCTCCTCTTCTTCCCTTCTATCATAAGGGAAGAAAGCCACTCGGGGCAATGGCATTGTTCACGGCGCAAAGCCTGGTTGCATAGTGCTGATCCATCTTAAATCCTGCATCAGCCGATTGGGGCACGTTTGGCGTTTGCATGAGTGTAAATGTATCATCCGCGTGAATCTTTAATACTTGAAGGCGCACTAAAAGCCGAAGATATGCATTGATTAAGATCTGCACGCGCGTAACAGGCAACTGTAAGTGTGTGGAAAGCCATTGTTTCTCTGTTTCCAAGGTTTGTAACGAGATGAAGGATTGCCGCTTAAACTGGGAAATAATTTTTAAAAGAAGCCAAGATTGCCAAAGCACCGGTGCTTCACTTACCCATGTTTGTTCCGGTAGAAACCAGCCGGCTTCGGCAGGATGTAAATGGATGGGGATTTTATCGCGAAGCAACTGCGCTTGAACGATCATTGAAAACGGGGTCGAAGACGGCCGTTTCCCGTAACGATTCTCTTTTTTATAGGCAAGAAGGGCGTTCCGTTGCGTACTACCCTGTACGGTAGCGGGCGTACGTACACGTTCCAGTTCAGCCTGCGGCAGCCGGTGAGCAACAAAACGGGCATGGGCTTTTCTCGGGGAAAGATAACCATTGATATGGGCGGTCCAGAGGATGGACGGCGCCTGGAAAAAAAAGAGAGCGGGCATCCTTTGCAAATCGGTGTCCGGGGCTTCTGATAAGCGACCAAGATACGCAGCTTCCCATTGCCATTCTTTGAGATAGACAATGTTTCCTTTTCTGCGCAAATGTTCAAACGGCATCACCCAAAGAACTTGAACGCCAATGGAATGAAACAATGCCGTACGCCTCCGGATGTGTTCGCGGGCAATGGGCGAACATTGGTATTCAAGGGCAATTCTTTCGTTCTCGTTTTTAACGAGAAGGTCGGCACGTTGATTGCTTTTAGGCAAAAAAACTTCCACGTGCACATCAGTCCCCTGGGCTTTCAACCACTGAAAAAGCAATGCTTTCCCTTCCAGATGGCGTTCGGATTCAGGATTGGACGATGGACACGCGGTGTTTGGACGATGGGCAAAATGAGCCCTGCGTTTCTTCCCTGTTTTCAACTGCAGGCATTCTTTGCAAAACGGACAGTACCACGTGGCGTTCGTCTCCATACATTCGCGATCCGCGTCATTTAATAACGAAACCGTCCGCCCGGAGCTTGAGGTGGCAGTAAACATTGGGGATCATCCTTTCATGGGGGATTGTTGCGAGGGGGTCATGCTTCTTACTATATTCACCGCGCGTGCTTCTTTCTCCTTCTTTTAAATAAAAAAACGCTGTCCCACAAATTTGGGTCAGCGCTCGTACCGTTTTTACGAGAAATAGCTATCCAATACGTCCACTCCATTTTCCGGCACGACCGTATTGCCGTATTCACGGATGCGATGGATGGAAACATCCGATTCATCGCCATATTCCAGCACTCTGCTCAAAATGTTATCTTGTTCATCTTCATCATAATAATCATCAAAGACGATATGAAGGTAATAAACGTTTTCCATTGCGTAAATTTCGTTTTGCACATAGTCCAATTTAACGGCTTTGCTTAAGGAAAGCAGATCTTCCAAATCTCCGAAAGCAATGACGATGCTAAGCGGATCGTCTGCGTTTGCATGCTCTCTGCCTTTATGCTTTGAACGCAGCTGCTCATCGAGCATATCGACAATATTGTCGTCTACGTCATTATCGTCTTTATCCTTGCCTACCGGGATTTCCAGTTTTACATTTCCATCACTCATCTGCCCGCGGGTAACGACGATCTCCAGTCCGTTGTTAAAGGCCTGGACTTGAATCCATAAAGGTCCTTCAATTTCAAAGTTCTCATGGTCATACGCTTCGTTTATCATTTCAAAAAAGAACTCTTCTCCACGTTCTCGATTATACCAAATTTCATCGCTGTCAAAACCTCTGTCCTCGATATCCGCATACGTCACATAGAACTTAACGGTCGTATCATTAATTCTTTCGATTTCCACGATTTCTCCCTCCTCGGGTCAAAGTGGACCAACACCATATTCTTTATCCAATCGTCCGTTCAGCGTTTGTGTCTTTTTCCTGCAACATTCTAATTGTTGTTAACGTAAGTGTACCATTTTATACGGGGGTAATGCTATCCTTTCGCATCTTCAACTTTCCATTTTCTCCTCCAAAGCCGCCCGAAAGGCGTTGGAAACGGGTCTTTATTTACTGTATAAAATTATGGGTGTGCTTATGCGCATTCTTTTCCTCCTGCAAATGCCGCCATTAACAAAAAACTTCTATCTGTAATGGATAGAAGTTTGATTGTCGTTGCATTAATTCACGAGCTTTTGCGCTTCTTGCAAAAAGTACGTCCGTATTTTCCGAGGTAAAAATCGGCGGATTTCAGCTTCATTATAGCCGACTTGGAGCCGCTTATCATCATAGATGATCGGTCTTCTCAATAAACCGGGATGTTCACTGATAAGCTCAAACAGCCGATGCAGGGATATTGTGTCTACATCAATGTCCAATTCCTGAAAAATTTTTGAGCGTTTGGAGACAATTTCATCTGTGCCGTCCTCCGTCATACGGATGACATCTTTTACCTCTTCCACGGAAAGCGGCTCTGCGAATACGTTTCTTTCCTGAAAAGGGATATCATGTTCTTCCAACCACCCTTTTGCTTTTCGACAAGAAGTACAACTCGGTGAAGTCAATAACGTCACCATCTGACCCTCTCCTTTCAAACCAATTGACGTTCAGCTACCCCAAACTTATGATTTATGAGTTCGCCCATTATAGAGGTAAACTACAATATTGAAAATAGCGTCGAAATCCCTCGTTCATTTATCTAAAAGATATAAGTTGCATCTGTATCATACACATTAATAATTATACAATAATGGTTCTAATCTAGCAAGTGCCCATTTGATTTTACGCAAGATTATTCAAATCGGCATCGTCACCCATGTACCCGAGATTTTTTTCGACTAAACGTTATTTTTTTAAAAAAGGTAGTTTCTCATTTACATCAAGGGTCAGTGATGTTTTCACCCTCGTTCGTGTCGTGGTTCACTCCTTCTGTATAAGTATTCCCTGCGTTCCAAAGCAGATACTCATGAATGTCGTTTTCATCCAAGGCTTCAATCTGTGCTTCCACTTCTTTTCTCCCATAACGAATATAATTCCCCGGTCCCAGCCATGAAGCGGTAAAGTCTTGAATCCACGGCCTCGTAACCGGAGGATTGTCAAGCGTTGACAATAACTGAGTTTCCTCTTTCGAGTAGGCATCGATTAATTCATAAGGCGCCGCATCCGGCACATCAATGCCGAAATGAGACGTCCAATGGCTGGGATAGATCATCGATGAGATGACATCGACGTTTTCTGCGATCTTGGAAAAATTTTGCCCGATCCCCGGCGCTTCTTCGATCGTGGCCGCATATCCGAAAATGTCGACGGAAACATTCACATCATAATCGGACAATGCTCCCTTTGCATAAGCAACAAAATCCGACACCGCATCTACTCTCGCCTGCACCCGGTCTTTTTTGCCACCATAAGATCCGAGACTGTAATCCAACGCTTCATCCCTCGTTTCAAACCCTTCCGGAAATCGCACATAATCAAATTGTATGTCTTGGAAACCAAGCTCAGCCGCCTTTTTGGCAACCTCTATATTGTAGTCCCATACTTCTTTTTCAAACGGATTGACAAACGATTCCCCTTGATTGTTTGCCCACACAGAACCGTTGCTTTGAAAAGATAAATCAGGCCGTTGTTTTGCAAGAAATGTATCCTTAAAAACAACAACGCGGGCAATCGGATAAATGCTGCGTTCTTTCAATGTCTCCATTAAAGCATCCGGGTCTTTAATCAGCCCGTGAGAAAAGGGGGCATTATGATCGAAACGTTCATTTTCCATTTGATACGTCACATATCCTTGGTCGTCTTTTACATCAATCACCATGGCATTTAACTCCGTCTCTTCCACGAAATCGAGCAGCCTTTCCATCCGCTTTCCCCCTGCGGAGTGTCCGCTTACATAAATCCCCCTTACGGCGTCCGGATATGCAACTGCATCATGATCTTCGATGAAGCGCGGGATTTGTTCCGGGAGTTCTTTTTTCGTCTCTCCGGGGACTTTCAACGTATCGGTTTCAGCGGTTTCTGCATCGTAGTTGCCGATAAGAAACAGAACCACACTTAACGTCAACGCCAAGGCGTTTTTCCATCTTCCCATGCCACGATCCTCCCTTTCTTGCATCATCCGGACACACTTCAGCATTCACGTTCTTTCCACAGATTATTTAGCATTTGGTAAAATCCATCACTTAACGAGGATAGAACCAGCATTTTATTGTAAAACTAGACCCATACAAACGAAGCACTAATCGGGAAAAAATAAAGGAGCTCCCCATGGTCTATCTAATTTTTCTCGTCGCGGTAGTGGTAACGGTCATTTCCGCGACGAAACTATCTACATATGCAGATGCTATCAGCCGCTTGTCAGGCCTCGGCGCCCTGCTTATCGGCACGTTTCTCTTAGCCGTCGCCACCGCTTTGCCGGAAGTGACGACTACCGTCAGTGCGATCTATTTGGATAATCCGGATTTGGCTGTCGGCAACATTTTCGGCAGCAACCATTTCAACTTATTAATCCTTGCCGTTTTCGACCTCATTTTCCGAAAACGAAAAATGCTGGCCCACATCCACCGACAACAACGGTACACGGCGTTGTTCGGGGTGTTCATGACCCTAATCATGGCCATTGCTATATTCGCAACCGTTGAAATCCCATTTCTTGGCATAGGAATTGAGGCTATCTTCATCATTGCGCTTTATTTATTAAGCTTGTGGATCATTCAACGCACCGCTGGGGAAGAGGAAGAAGATGATGCCTCGGAAAATGACTCGCGGGAAAAAGAAAAATATTCCATGAAACATGCGGTTATCGGGTTTATCATCACAGCAATTATTATTTTTATTTCCGGTACCGCTCTCACGTTTTCCGGGGATGAAATCGCCGTTATCACCGGGCTTGGTTCCAGTTTCGTCGGCAGTTTTTTGATCGCGGTCTCGACGTCCCTGCCAGAGGTGGTAACGGTTTGGACGGCTTTGAAGTTAAACAACGAGAACTTGGCGGCGGCATCCATTTTTGGGAGCAACTTATTCAACATGGTTATTTTGGTTGTCTGCGACCTGCTCTACGCAGGTTCCTTATTGCAAGCCGCATCAATGAGCCACACCGTCACGGTTATTCTGTTGCTTATGAACAGCGCCCTTGTCTCTTATGCTGTTTTTTTCGACCAACGCCGCCGTTTTTACACGTGGCCTTCGCTGCTCATGGTTTTGTTTTACGTACTGACGATGGTCTGGTTGTTCCTTGTTTAAAAAAACGTCCTAACGCAAAGCGATGGGGCGTTTCACTCGAAAGCCTGTAATACCTGCTCTCTATTTAACGGTCCATAAAATGGTTTGATGATCTGCTGCTGTTCGTCGATGGCGTAGGTAGTCGGGATTCCCTGGACGCCGTAGCTTTTCGCAATACGGCCGTCGCGGTCGACCACGACCGGCATTTGCAACCCTTTGGCGAACGCTTCAATATCGGTTTCTTTTCGCTCTGAAGCAGCCATGTTGACGGCCAGCACTTCAATCCCCTTCTCTTGCAAAGCCTCATAGTTGTCCGAAAGCATGGGCAGTTCTTGCTGGCAAACTTCACACCAGGTGGTAAAAAAGATGAGCAACATGTTTGTCCCTTCATAATCTTGGAGTGTAACAGGGTTCCCATCCACGTCTTCCCCATCAAAGGGGACGGCTTGCATCACCGGGACTGCATCTTCCCGTTCTTCCGCGTTTGCTTCCTCGAAAACACTTACCATAAGCCCGGCAACCAATAGAAACATGGCAATCATACATTTTCGCAAACGGTTCCCTCCAATTTTTGTTATAATCGTACGGTAGGGTGATGAACATGGCCATAAGATCGATCACGATCTTCCTTGCCGTTGCATTGGCGGGATTGATTCTTTTTGAAAACCAGAATGGCACCGATACGGGGGTTTTTCCGTATCTGATTCTTGCTTTCCTCCTGCCGCTTTTCGTCTATGATATTTGGCGCCGCCGAAAAGCGTCGTAACATTTACTCTTTTTTTAGGATGCTCTAAAATAGGAGTACCATTCATACATAATAAACAGAAAGGAATCGACGAGGAATGAAAAAAATATTTTCAGGCATTCAGCCCAGTGGTATCGTCACATTCGGGAATTATTTGGGAGCGATGAAACATTTCGTTGACTTCCAATCGTCGTATGATTGCATGTTTTGCATCGTGGACCAACATGCAATTACCGTACCGCAAGATCCGGTTTCTCTAAGGGATCAAAAACGGAAATTGGCCGCTTTATACATGGCGGTCGGCATCGATCCGAACAAATCAACCATTTTCATCCAATCTGAAGTGCCGGCGCACGCGCAAATGGCCTGGATCATGCAATGCGTTTCCTATATCGGAGAGTTGGAACGAATGACCCAATTTAAAGACAAGTCCGAAGGGAAAACCGGTGTTTCCGCCGGCTTGTTAACGTATCCGCCCTTAATGGCTGCCGATATTCTCCTTTACGGCACCGATATCGTTCCCGTCGGGGACGACCAGCGCCAGCATTTGGAACTGACAAGGACGCTCGCGGAACGTTTCAACCGGCAATACGCGGATATTTTCACCCTTCCCGAATCCAAAATCCTCGGGCGCAGAATCATGTCGCTTCAGAATCCGGAGAAGAAAATGAGCAAATCCGACGAAAATGCGAAAGCGTTCATTTCCATGCTCGATGATGAAAAAACAATCACGAAAAAAATAAAAAGTGCCGTCACCGATTCCGATCCAAACGTTCGCTTTGACGAAGAGGAGAAACCGGGGATCAGCAATTTGCTGACGATCTATTCCCTGCTGAATGACCAGTCGATCGAAGCCATTGAAAAAGAATACGACGGAAAGGGTTACGGCGCTTTTAAAACAGACCTCGCAGAGTTGGCAGTCTCCGTGTTCCGGCCGATTCAAAAACGTTTTTACGAGATTTATGAGTCGGATGAAGTGGACAACGCCCTCGATGCAGGCAGCGACAAAGCGAATGAGCAAGCGCAGCACCTGCTGCAGAAGGCAGAAGAAGCAATGGGCTTGCAACGAAGTTAATCGGGGATTCTTAATACCGGTATGGAGGCGGATTTCCTGGATTCGGTAGTCATGAGCTTTCCATGGCTACCGGTTTGCCGAGCTCTATTCGATCGCGGTCGCCATGACTTTTCCAGGATATTAGAAAACTTGGCTTTTCGCCAAGCTTTTATGGGTCGAGTAGGAGGGAGCCTCACCTTTTGTATGGATTGTGCTCCTCCCCCCTCACAGATCCGTGCGGGCGCAATTAACGCACACGGCTCCTCACCAACATCTTTCACAAAATATAGCTAATATGGTTCCTTCGTTCATAGATGTTCACCTTGGCCCTTGGTTTCGGTAAGGGAAACTTAATAAGAAATAACTGAAACTTCTCCCAACCGAACGACTTTCGTTGGCTTCTCCGGTTCATCCATTTGAAAAATTGTTGGATGACCGCATCCCGGAACCTCACCACTGCGGTTACGTTGTCTGTGATACAGTAGTAGTTGTAATAACCATTCAGAGAACGGTTTAGTCTACGGACAATGTCCTTCATAGCCAGATGACGGTGAGCTTTCAGCCATTGGTTCGTTTGTTTGAGCTTGGAGGCTATTTTCTTCTTGCTTGTTTTGCGTTTCACACGAAATTTGCCTTTCTTGCTTTTGCCGCAATAATGGGTGAAACCAAGAAAATCAAACGTTGGCGGGTTCCCTTTCCCCGCCTTTTTATGATTCTCCGCAGCGAACCTCCCAAACGGAATAATTTGCGTTTTATCTTCCGCCACTTCCAGGTTAAATTTGTTCAACCTCAACTTGAGTGCATCGTAGAATGCATGCGCATCTTCATGATACTGAAAGCAGCAGACAAAGTCATCTGCGTATCGCACAAGATATGCCTGCCCTTTGATTCTTTTCTTCACATGCTGTTCAAACCACAGGTCCAAAACATAGTGCAGATACACATTCGCTAGTATCGGCGATATCAGGTTTCCCTGCGGCGTTCCGCTCTCCGTCTTATAATGTTTCGCTTGCTCCATGTATCCGCCCTTGAGGAAACGGGCAATGATTCGGAGAAAGCTCGGGTCTCCAATACGTTCTTTCAGAAATGCCATCATCCACTTGTGGTCAACATGATCAAAGAAACCTTTGATATCCACATCCACGATGTAATTCACATATCTTCTCTCTATATACCCATTTAATACCTTCAATGCATCATGACAATTACGCTGGG harbors:
- the spxA gene encoding transcriptional regulator SpxA — its product is MVTLLTSPSCTSCRKAKGWLEEHDIPFQERNVFAEPLSVEEVKDVIRMTEDGTDEIVSKRSKIFQELDIDVDTISLHRLFELISEHPGLLRRPIIYDDKRLQVGYNEAEIRRFLPRKIRTYFLQEAQKLVN
- a CDS encoding putative glycoside hydrolase, which codes for MGRWKNALALTLSVVLFLIGNYDAETAETDTLKVPGETKKELPEQIPRFIEDHDAVAYPDAVRGIYVSGHSAGGKRMERLLDFVEETELNAMVIDVKDDQGYVTYQMENERFDHNAPFSHGLIKDPDALMETLKERSIYPIARVVVFKDTFLAKQRPDLSFQSNGSVWANNQGESFVNPFEKEVWDYNIEVAKKAAELGFQDIQFDYVRFPEGFETRDEALDYSLGSYGGKKDRVQARVDAVSDFVAYAKGALSDYDVNVSVDIFGYAATIEEAPGIGQNFSKIAENVDVISSMIYPSHWTSHFGIDVPDAAPYELIDAYSKEETQLLSTLDNPPVTRPWIQDFTASWLGPGNYIRYGRKEVEAQIEALDENDIHEYLLWNAGNTYTEGVNHDTNEGENITDP
- a CDS encoding peroxiredoxin family protein, encoding MRKCMIAMFLLVAGLMVSVFEEANAEEREDAVPVMQAVPFDGEDVDGNPVTLQDYEGTNMLLIFFTTWCEVCQQELPMLSDNYEALQEKGIEVLAVNMAASERKETDIEAFAKGLQMPVVVDRDGRIAKSYGVQGIPTTYAIDEQQQIIKPFYGPLNREQVLQAFE
- a CDS encoding globin domain-containing protein gives rise to the protein MRYLEETLYDALGGERAIATIVEQFYDRVSKHPELMPIFPDDLTETRRKQKQFLTQFCGGPALFTREHGHPRLRARHLPFPITHVKAQAWLDCMGRALQASELENEKAVQELYQRLTLTAHHMINT
- a CDS encoding ClpXP adapter SpxH family protein translates to MKTNQQGCNDSLGVCGVETDEQKQTTNQQKLEIYIFTDPLCPDCWGFEPVIKKFRLEYGHLCKMRFITVPEAASWCVNEQNQKSLADLWEETSSRTGMCCDGDIWHENPLTQSETPAIAVKAAEMQGRQYGLRYLRKVREALFLNKENVSKEEILLDCAKRANLDVHEFHKDLHSDLARKALDADINTTHEMGAEDVPTMIFFNDCIEDAGLKISGLHDFHVYVDILGRMLGSPPTPRPKMDIDEFMETYGLVATQEVAHVYDLSMKEATCRLKALQLQQKIECVPAKKGSFWKADPHRALQN
- a CDS encoding competence protein CoiA, giving the protein MFTATSSSGRTVSLLNDADRECMETNATWYCPFCKECLQLKTGKKRRAHFAHRPNTACPSSNPESERHLEGKALLFQWLKAQGTDVHVEVFLPKSNQRADLLVKNENERIALEYQCSPIAREHIRRRTALFHSIGVQVLWVMPFEHLRRKGNIVYLKEWQWEAAYLGRLSEAPDTDLQRMPALFFFQAPSILWTAHINGYLSPRKAHARFVAHRLPQAELERVRTPATVQGSTQRNALLAYKKENRYGKRPSSTPFSMIVQAQLLRDKIPIHLHPAEAGWFLPEQTWVSEAPVLWQSWLLLKIISQFKRQSFISLQTLETEKQWLSTHLQLPVTRVQILINAYLRLLVRLQVLKIHADDTFTLMQTPNVPQSADAGFKMDQHYATRLCAVNNAIAPSGFLPL
- a CDS encoding sodium:calcium antiporter, with the protein product MVYLIFLVAVVVTVISATKLSTYADAISRLSGLGALLIGTFLLAVATALPEVTTTVSAIYLDNPDLAVGNIFGSNHFNLLILAVFDLIFRKRKMLAHIHRQQRYTALFGVFMTLIMAIAIFATVEIPFLGIGIEAIFIIALYLLSLWIIQRTAGEEEEDDASENDSREKEKYSMKHAVIGFIITAIIIFISGTALTFSGDEIAVITGLGSSFVGSFLIAVSTSLPEVVTVWTALKLNNENLAAASIFGSNLFNMVILVVCDLLYAGSLLQAASMSHTVTVILLLMNSALVSYAVFFDQRRRFYTWPSLLMVLFYVLTMVWLFLV
- the trpS gene encoding tryptophan--tRNA ligase, whose product is MKKIFSGIQPSGIVTFGNYLGAMKHFVDFQSSYDCMFCIVDQHAITVPQDPVSLRDQKRKLAALYMAVGIDPNKSTIFIQSEVPAHAQMAWIMQCVSYIGELERMTQFKDKSEGKTGVSAGLLTYPPLMAADILLYGTDIVPVGDDQRQHLELTRTLAERFNRQYADIFTLPESKILGRRIMSLQNPEKKMSKSDENAKAFISMLDDEKTITKKIKSAVTDSDPNVRFDEEEKPGISNLLTIYSLLNDQSIEAIEKEYDGKGYGAFKTDLAELAVSVFRPIQKRFYEIYESDEVDNALDAGSDKANEQAQHLLQKAEEAMGLQRS
- the mecA gene encoding adaptor protein MecA, with amino-acid sequence MEIERINDTTVKFYVTYADIEDRGFDSDEIWYNRERGEEFFFEMINEAYDHENFEIEGPLWIQVQAFNNGLEIVVTRGQMSDGNVKLEIPVGKDKDDNDVDDNIVDMLDEQLRSKHKGREHANADDPLSIVIAFGDLEDLLSLSKAVKLDYVQNEIYAMENVYYLHIVFDDYYDEDEQDNILSRVLEYGDESDVSIHRIREYGNTVVPENGVDVLDSYFS
- the pepF gene encoding oligoendopeptidase F produces the protein MTTSSTKVPERSDIPDERKWDVEAIFADAKAWERAFKNVENQLPNLQSFQGKLTTSAESLYEGLKQRDESGMELEKVVVYAHLKNDEDTSNSFYQGLFDRARSLITRFSASIAFYEPEILSVSEDTLKRWTNEYEPLQLYAHELALLNESRPHVLSEKEEGLLAKASEVTDQAGQAFSMLSDADMTFDSIEDENGNETAVSNGRFIQLLQNKNRKVRQDAFASLYRSYRGHENTLASLLSGQVKRNQFYAETRNYASARAQAMHTNDIPEKVYDQLVTVVNDNLHLFQRYLRLRKKLLQLEELHFYDLYVPLVESEAFDYGYEEAKGEITQALKPLGNDYTTAMTDGLEKNGWVDVHENKGKASGAYSSGAYLTQPYILMNWQDSIDEMYTLAHELGHSMHSYFTHKHQPYPYGDYTIFVAEVASTVNELLLSHSLRQKTESKADKLYLLNQQLEGFKGTVFRQTMFAEFEQMIHQKAAEGEVLTPEALKASYLDLNHKYFGDEIIYDDEIAYEWSRIPHFYMNFYVYQYATGYSAAVALSSKILEEGEPAVEQYLSFLKSGSSDYPIELLKRAGVDMTDPAPIQAAMNEFERLLEQAEEIADDLMATK